DNA from Leptospira mayottensis 200901116:
TCGAATTCTTTTTATCCTTATATCCTTTCTTTTACAAGGTTGCCTTACAATAACCGAAAAAGAACTTCCTCCAAAAATTGAACTCGGTAATCATCTTCCCAGATTGGAAGAAACGTTGGTGATTATAGAAGAATTTTGGAGCAACGTGAACCCGGAACTCGTAGACCTAGAAAATGCTTCCAAAATGGGAGAAAACTCTCTTCAGAAATTTCGCAACCCCTTGATTGCCGGATATGCAAAAAGAAACTTTGCAAGCGCTTTCGCACAATGCCGCTGTTTTCAAAACATAGTGATCGCTTTCAAAGGGATCGACGATTTAGATCTCCTCCAAAAAAAATACAAAAATGTCATTCGAGTTAAATTAGAAGATTATAATAATACTAAAACTATGTTCGGAACAATTTTATTGACGGTTTTCACCTTGGGATTAGTCCCTACATGGAATTCTGTTATAAAGAAAGCAGTATTCACAGTCGAGTCAGAAACATTACAACACCCTGTGACATTCAAATACGATAGAAGATTTACGTTATACGCTCATATTTTTCTCTTTTTCGGTTTGTTTAAAGAAAAGAGCGTATTCGGTCGATATCCGCAATTTTACGATTTTTTCCAATTAGCGTCATCGGAAATCTATTCTCAAAAATTGATTCCTTTGGACAATTAATGTGTTTGAAACTTAGCGCCCGTCTCAAAACCTTAAACAATCCGGTAAGTTTCTAAAAAACGTGGGATTCCCCACAAATTACGTCGTATTAGCGATTTTTCTCGCCGTTTTTTTAAATTCTTTAGAATACGTTTTTCAATTCGTAAACCGATACTTTCTGTGTTTAGTAAACCATAGGCTTACTTAGAATAGTTTAGTACATTACTGAATTCGAACACATAAAAACTTGATTTTGATTGAGCTTATAACAACGTAAGCAATTTTTCTACAGGTCCGGTTTCGGTAATGCATTAGCGTGTTTATTTTTTAACGGATTTGGTTCAAAGTATAACTCTCTAGATACTTGATTTTTCTGTAGATCCAAGGTCCAGATCATTCTGTAAATATCATGAAACTGAGGAACTCCTCGGTTTATTACATCATTTACAGAATCTCCGATCCCCACTTCTTCAAGCCAAAGTAAATAGTTGAAAAGATAACACCTCGAAACTCCATGTGCAGCCGCCAAAGCGCCCAAAACGGTCCATACACCCGAATTCACATGAATCGTCATCTTCTTTAATTCCCCGACGCCCCAATTATATTTGATCTTACCGCCTCTCCAGTGAAGTCGATCCAAAGAAACCACGTATTTCGTATATCTCTTAAGCAAAAATGGAAGTTTTCTAGAAAGGGCTTTCCTTGCAGCTGTATCCAACTGATTCCAATAACTCATAGGAACCAAAAGAGAATCAGAACCGACCACACCTTCATTCAAGGCGGATTGAATCTTTTTATCGGAGCTCAACAAAAGAATGTCCATAACCGAAGCGGTTCCAAAAATCGCTCTCAAAGACATGGTTTCTAGAAAAAACGAGGAAAGTTACTGACAATTTTTCATACTGTCCTTAGAAGAAAGTAAAAAAGTCGACCAATCATGGGAAAACTTGTCGCACCGAACTCGGCGGGATAATTTAGAGTCTATTCCAGAGCCTCAAAATGTAGGAACTCCCACGAGAATTTAACAGAAATAAAGTCTGTTCGAAAGTCCATAGGGACGTAATGTGGGAACTCTACTGTTTTATTACCAATTTACAGAATAATTGTAACCGCTTTTTCTTCAGGTTTTAAAACAGACTCTTAGAACTTATTCCAAACTGCAATGCGAGAATTCAAACTAAAAAAGAAATCAGAGTGCACTACTACATCCGGTAGATTTTGAAGCTTGTTTTTTAAAGTTGTTGTTCTCTAAAAAACTTTTCAAAATTACAAGTAGGCATTCACGCAAGAAAAATATTGCAAAATAATTAGAATATTCTAAAATTCTAAATCAATAGAATTCATAAAACCTTTGGCATTGTATGAATTTCTTGGAGAGAATGGATCGCAAAACCCTTGTTTTTCATTTCCACCATTCCTTTGATGAGAGCTTTAGCGGCGTTAGACGTAGTTAAACAAGGCACCTTAAATCTTATAGCCGCCTGACGGATCGTAAAACTATCATCTCTTGTGACCCTTGAAAGAGGAGTATTGATGATAAGATGAATCTTATTCTCTCTGATATAATCCAAAGCCGTGGGAAATATTCCGTCGTAAACCTTGTTGATCTTGGAAGAAAGAATTCCATTGTCCGAAAGAAATTTATGAGTTCCCGAAGTCGCGATCAAATTGAAACCGAGTTCGGAAAGATCCTTGATATAAGAAAGAAGTTCCGACTTCGTCTTGTCATTAATACTTACAAAAACTGTCCCTTGAGAAGGAAGTTCGTCACCGGCCATATATTGGGATTTCAAAAATGCTTCTCCGACAGTGGAAGCGATTCCCATTACTTCTCCGGTGGAGCGCATCTCCGGACCTAAAATCGTATCGACTCCTGGAAATTTATTAAACGGAAGAACGACTTCTTTTACGGAAACCTGAGAGAACGCCATTTCTTTCGGAAGAGGAAGACTTTTCAAAGATTCTCCCATCATAATCCGAGTTGCATATTTTACAATCGGATGACCAAGAGCCTTGGACACAAACGGAACGGTTCTTGAGGCCCTTGGGTTCACTTCAATGATATAAAGGATTTCATTCTTTACTGCATATTGAATGTTAATGAGACCCTTGACTTGAAGTTCCAAAGCAAGATCCACGGTCGCTTTACGGATTTCGTCCATCATATTTTTGGAAAGCGTTTGCGGAGGAAGAATACAAGCCGAATCTCCGCTATGAACCCCAGCCTCTTCGATGTGTTCCATGATACCGGTAACGAAAACTTCTTTTCCATCGCAAAGAGCATCCACATCCACTTCCACGGCATCCTCCAAAAAGGAATCGATTAAAAGCGGCCTGTCTTTCGAAATCTCTTCCGCTTTTTCCATATAACGATCGAGCTCTTTTTCTTCATTGATGATAAGCATCGCTCTTCCTCCGAGAACGTAACTCGGACGAACCAAAATCGGATACTTGACCTTTTGCGCGATTTCTCTCGCTTCTTCCATAGAAGTTGCAATTCCACTTTCTGGAGAATGCAGTTTCAATTTTTCTAATACTTCAACGAAACGCTTTCTGTCTTCGGCGCGGTCGATGGAATCTGGACTTGTTCCCAGAATTTTAACCCCTTTTCTTTCCAGATCCTTTGCAAGTTTGAGAGGAGTTTGTCCCCCGAATTGAATGATGACACCTTCCGGTTTCTCGTTTTGATAAATACAATATACGTCCTCCAAGGTCAGAGGCTCGAAGTAGAGACGATCCGACGTATCGTAATCCGTCGAAACAGTTTCCGGATTGGAATTGACCATAATGGATTCGACTCCCAAATCCTGAAGAGCGTAGGAAGCCTGACAACAACAATAGTCGAACTCGATTCCCTGACCGATCCGGTTCGGTCCCCCTCCGAGAATCATCACAGACTTAGTAGAAGTCACATCGGATTCGTCCTCTTCATCGTAAGAAGAATAGAAATAAGGAGTATAAGCCTCGAATTCTCCGGCACAAGTATCGATTCTTTTGTAAATGGGAAGAATTTTTTCGGAACTGAGCTTGGTTTCAATTTCCTCTTCCGACTTCTTAAGAATATTCTGAATTTCTGTTTTTTTCAGATCGACTCTGAGACCGCCGTCGAGAAGATCCAAAATCTGTTTTTTATTCTTTAAAAACGAAAGTTGTCTATTGGAAAAACCGGCCTGTTTCATTTTGGCAAGGACGGAGTCTCCCTTTTCGAAATATTCCTTTTCCAATTTGAAAAGATCTT
Protein-coding regions in this window:
- a CDS encoding DUF1564 domain-containing protein, which encodes MSLRAIFGTASVMDILLLSSDKKIQSALNEGVVGSDSLLVPMSYWNQLDTAARKALSRKLPFLLKRYTKYVVSLDRLHWRGGKIKYNWGVGELKKMTIHVNSGVWTVLGALAAAHGVSRCYLFNYLLWLEEVGIGDSVNDVINRGVPQFHDIYRMIWTLDLQKNQVSRELYFEPNPLKNKHANALPKPDL
- the carB gene encoding carbamoyl-phosphate synthase large subunit, whose protein sequence is MPRREDIRSVLILGSGPIVIGQACEFDYSGTQAAKALKEKGIRVILLNSNPATIMTDPDLADATYVEPMTVSVVQKILEKEKPDAILPTVGGQTALNLALACNSAGLLEKYNVELIGAKVDAIKKAEDRELFKKAMEKIGVRVPASGLANNLTDAAEIKKKLGLPLIVRPAFTLGGTGGGIAYTEENFEEVVSKGLKASPISQVLLEESVLGWKEFELEVMRDLADNVVIICSIENIDPMGVHTGDSITVAPQQTLSDKEYQNLRDMSIAIIREIGVETGGSNIQFAVNPTNGDVIVIEMNPRVSRSSALASKATGFPIAKIAALLSIGYTLDEINNDITRVTPASFEPSIDYVVTKVPRFAFEKFPGTDDTLGVQMKAVGEAMAIGRTFKESFQKALRSLEIDRYGFGSDGYFQELLYARSLNSDQRKEWIDSFLKRPNDKRIFYIKLAFDEKYTVDQIHDLCKVDRWFLWQMEDLFKLEKEYFEKGDSVLAKMKQAGFSNRQLSFLKNKKQILDLLDGGLRVDLKKTEIQNILKKSEEEIETKLSSEKILPIYKRIDTCAGEFEAYTPYFYSSYDEEDESDVTSTKSVMILGGGPNRIGQGIEFDYCCCQASYALQDLGVESIMVNSNPETVSTDYDTSDRLYFEPLTLEDVYCIYQNEKPEGVIIQFGGQTPLKLAKDLERKGVKILGTSPDSIDRAEDRKRFVEVLEKLKLHSPESGIATSMEEAREIAQKVKYPILVRPSYVLGGRAMLIINEEKELDRYMEKAEEISKDRPLLIDSFLEDAVEVDVDALCDGKEVFVTGIMEHIEEAGVHSGDSACILPPQTLSKNMMDEIRKATVDLALELQVKGLINIQYAVKNEILYIIEVNPRASRTVPFVSKALGHPIVKYATRIMMGESLKSLPLPKEMAFSQVSVKEVVLPFNKFPGVDTILGPEMRSTGEVMGIASTVGEAFLKSQYMAGDELPSQGTVFVSINDKTKSELLSYIKDLSELGFNLIATSGTHKFLSDNGILSSKINKVYDGIFPTALDYIRENKIHLIINTPLSRVTRDDSFTIRQAAIRFKVPCLTTSNAAKALIKGMVEMKNKGFAIHSLQEIHTMPKVL